The proteins below come from a single Chryseobacterium sp. MA9 genomic window:
- the hemW gene encoding radical SAM family heme chaperone HemW: protein MIYIHIPFCKQKCSYCNFHFSTSLNFKDDMLRTMKTELMLRKDELQNRTLKSLYFGGGTPSILSVDEINSLIDEVLRYFSFEKDIEITLEANPDDLDKSFLKQLAGTPVNRLSIGTQSFFEEDLKLMNRAHTASEAEGSIKRAQDFGFENLSIDLIYGSPTSNLEIWKENLNKTIALEVPHISSYALTVEPKTALENWISKGKVKSPKEEEQNREFYYLSDFLKDNGFEHYEVSNFAKPGFYSRHNSSYWKYQEYLGIGPSAHSYNGFDVRSWNVANNQQYIKKLNDKLLAKEEEILSKEDQFNEMIMIGLRTIWGVDLTSLKNKFSDRLLEHFQTEIKTKIEEGILIIENDHLKIPEKHWFMADGIASDLFIV, encoded by the coding sequence ATGATATATATTCACATTCCGTTCTGTAAACAAAAATGCAGTTATTGCAATTTTCACTTTTCAACATCCCTGAATTTCAAGGATGATATGCTTCGTACAATGAAAACTGAACTGATGCTCAGAAAAGATGAATTACAGAACAGAACGCTGAAATCCCTGTATTTTGGAGGGGGAACACCTTCTATTCTTTCCGTTGATGAAATCAATTCCTTAATTGATGAGGTGTTGCGGTATTTCAGTTTTGAAAAAGATATTGAAATTACTCTGGAAGCCAATCCGGATGATTTAGATAAAAGTTTTTTAAAGCAGCTAGCTGGAACACCAGTGAACAGATTGTCTATTGGTACTCAAAGTTTTTTTGAAGAGGATCTAAAATTAATGAACAGAGCGCACACTGCTTCCGAGGCAGAAGGTTCTATCAAACGGGCACAGGATTTTGGCTTTGAAAACCTGAGTATTGATTTGATCTACGGTTCACCAACCTCCAATCTTGAGATCTGGAAAGAAAATCTGAATAAAACAATAGCATTGGAAGTTCCGCATATTTCGTCCTATGCTTTGACGGTAGAACCCAAAACTGCTTTGGAAAACTGGATTTCAAAAGGAAAGGTAAAAAGTCCAAAAGAAGAAGAGCAAAACAGAGAATTCTATTATTTATCCGACTTTTTAAAAGATAACGGCTTTGAACATTATGAAGTTTCCAATTTTGCCAAACCCGGATTCTACTCCCGTCATAATTCTTCGTATTGGAAATATCAGGAATATCTGGGAATAGGGCCTTCAGCACATTCTTATAACGGCTTTGATGTCAGAAGCTGGAATGTTGCCAATAACCAGCAGTACATTAAAAAGCTTAATGATAAACTGTTGGCCAAAGAGGAAGAAATTCTTTCTAAGGAAGATCAGTTCAATGAAATGATTATGATTGGTCTGCGTACTATCTGGGGTGTAGATCTTACGAGCTTAAAAAATAAATTTTCAGATAGATTACTGGAGCATTTTCAGACAGAAATCAAAACGAAAATAGAAGAAGGGATTTTAATCATTGAAAATGATCATTTAAAAATTCCTGAGAAACATTGGTTTATGGCAGACGGAATTGCATCAGATTTGTTTATTGTATAA
- the murI gene encoding glutamate racemase, with protein sequence MKTKKQDYSHLSPSQPIGIFDSGVGGLTVAKEIKRLLPNEDLIYFGDTKHLPYGEKSKEAIIEYSTKITNFLLEQNCKAIVIACNTATANALNEVMQSVAGKVPVIDVINPVAEKVSYEIHNNVGVIATKATVNSGLYKKSIRKHNKWIKVDELATPLLVPAIEEGFKNHPITHAIIYNYLSNSKLKNIETLILGCTHYPLLIDEIKQYYGNRVRVIDSPNIVANHLKIILDKYNLLNDNNPKPDYHFYLSDLTKNFEKISKKFFGKTIDLELKVL encoded by the coding sequence TTGAAAACTAAAAAACAAGATTATTCACATCTTTCGCCAAGCCAGCCTATCGGAATTTTCGACAGCGGGGTGGGAGGCCTTACCGTTGCCAAAGAAATTAAAAGACTTCTGCCCAATGAAGATCTGATTTACTTTGGGGATACAAAACACCTTCCTTACGGAGAAAAATCAAAGGAAGCCATTATTGAATATTCTACAAAGATTACCAATTTTCTGCTGGAGCAGAACTGTAAAGCTATTGTGATTGCCTGTAATACGGCAACAGCTAATGCTTTAAATGAAGTTATGCAGTCTGTTGCAGGTAAGGTGCCGGTCATAGACGTTATCAATCCCGTAGCAGAAAAAGTATCCTACGAAATCCACAATAATGTAGGAGTTATTGCTACCAAAGCAACAGTAAATTCAGGATTATACAAAAAGAGTATCCGAAAGCATAATAAATGGATCAAAGTGGATGAGCTGGCAACGCCATTGCTGGTTCCTGCTATTGAAGAAGGATTTAAAAATCATCCTATTACCCATGCTATTATTTATAATTATTTAAGTAATAGCAAATTAAAGAATATTGAAACACTCATTTTGGGCTGTACCCATTATCCTCTTTTAATTGATGAAATCAAGCAGTATTACGGAAACAGAGTTCGGGTTATTGACTCTCCGAATATTGTAGCCAATCATCTGAAGATTATTCTGGATAAATACAATCTTTTAAATGATAACAATCCTAAACCGGATTATCACTTCTACCTTTCCGATCTTACCAAGAATTTTGAAAAGATCTCTAAGAAGTTCTTTGGAAAAACAATAGATTTAGAATTGAAAGTATTATAA
- a CDS encoding NAD(P)H-dependent oxidoreductase — protein sequence MNFLDKMKNRYTVKKYNPQGKISEEQIEELKEILNLSPSSINSQPWNFIFVNDSELKKQLAEVSFINKEKVLDCSHLIIFQVLKNTADFEQQIEESLPEGNINYYKNRVKSKGEASVKSWLGHQVYLSLGVLLSACAAMGIDSTPMEGIEPEQYDDLLKNEKYETLFAVAIGQKDETDTNQPKFNPKMRLKAEKVIVEA from the coding sequence ATGAACTTTTTAGACAAAATGAAAAACAGATATACTGTAAAAAAGTATAACCCTCAGGGAAAAATCAGTGAAGAACAGATTGAAGAACTTAAAGAAATCCTGAATCTGAGCCCTTCATCTATTAACAGCCAGCCGTGGAACTTTATCTTTGTAAATGATTCTGAATTGAAAAAACAACTGGCAGAAGTTTCTTTTATCAATAAAGAAAAAGTATTAGACTGCAGCCATCTGATTATTTTTCAGGTGCTTAAGAATACAGCAGATTTTGAACAGCAGATTGAAGAAAGTCTTCCGGAAGGTAATATAAACTACTACAAAAACAGAGTAAAGTCAAAAGGTGAAGCCAGCGTAAAATCCTGGCTTGGACATCAGGTTTATTTATCACTGGGAGTACTGCTTTCTGCCTGCGCAGCTATGGGAATAGATTCAACTCCGATGGAAGGAATTGAACCAGAGCAATATGATGATCTACTAAAAAATGAAAAATATGAAACGTTATTTGCAGTTGCTATCGGACAGAAAGATGAAACGGATACGAATCAGCCAAAGTTTAATCCAAAGATGAGACTGAAAGCTGAAAAAGTAATTGTGGAAGCGTAA
- a CDS encoding helix-turn-helix domain-containing protein — translation MYTIDDKAYPCCTSVTMRFIGGKWKAVILYHLIDGAKRYNELRKLIPTITERTLSLQLKQLEEDDIIDRKVFTEKPPLMVEYTLTDFGKTLLPVLEAITDWGKTAPERSKKIIRN, via the coding sequence ATGTATACAATAGATGATAAAGCATACCCATGCTGTACCAGTGTTACCATGAGGTTTATAGGTGGAAAATGGAAGGCAGTTATTTTATATCACCTGATAGATGGTGCTAAAAGATACAATGAATTAAGAAAACTAATTCCTACCATTACGGAAAGGACGCTGAGTCTTCAGCTTAAACAGCTTGAAGAAGACGATATTATTGACAGAAAAGTATTTACAGAAAAACCTCCATTAATGGTTGAATATACCTTAACGGACTTTGGAAAAACCCTTCTTCCCGTATTGGAAGCGATTACAGATTGGGGGAAAACAGCTCCGGAAAGATCAAAAAAAATAATCAGGAATTAA
- the rsmD gene encoding 16S rRNA (guanine(966)-N(2))-methyltransferase RsmD, giving the protein MFRIISGKWKAKKIAAPKNFDVRPTTDFAKEALFSILENKYDTQSISVLDLFAGIGSITFEFASRGCKSVTSVEMNPKHTAFINSTASELDMALQINVQRGDVFDWLKKFRNKKSFEIVFSDAPFEMEEKKYYELISLVLNNKYLKENGVLIVEHQSRMKLEHPNLIDTRKYGNVSFSFFEPNKEDNQEL; this is encoded by the coding sequence ATGTTCAGAATAATATCAGGCAAATGGAAAGCCAAAAAAATTGCCGCTCCTAAAAACTTTGATGTAAGGCCTACTACTGATTTTGCGAAAGAGGCTTTATTCAGTATTCTGGAAAACAAATACGATACGCAGTCGATCTCCGTGCTTGATCTTTTTGCAGGAATTGGTTCTATTACCTTTGAATTTGCTTCCAGAGGATGTAAGAGTGTTACTTCTGTAGAAATGAATCCAAAGCATACGGCATTTATTAACTCTACCGCTTCTGAGCTTGATATGGCACTTCAGATCAATGTGCAGAGAGGTGATGTATTTGACTGGCTTAAAAAATTCAGAAATAAAAAATCATTTGAGATTGTTTTCTCAGATGCTCCCTTTGAAATGGAGGAGAAAAAGTATTATGAACTGATTTCTCTGGTTTTAAACAATAAATACCTGAAAGAAAACGGAGTTCTTATTGTAGAACACCAAAGCCGTATGAAACTGGAGCACCCCAATCTAATAGATACCCGAAAATACGGAAATGTAAGTTTCAGTTTTTTTGAACCGAATAAAGAAGATAATCAGGAACTTTAA
- a CDS encoding DUF3822 family protein — MNVLNLLFTKDGLICQIVKNKSILEEKSYFVTEETPANLIEQKLDEVLIKQRYDEIQVISAFNHFTLMPEGFSEHEAGFDLIAFNAPTDREKEELMLSINKKFNIQFYYTFPKNYYKKIKELAIPAHFNFSGEKFLSSINNKTNKEIHINLYHNQCEFFAIDNKKIILYNNLDVNSEVDFLYFIMFTLSKIGFGINETNFYAYGETTENETFISELQKFVKNLKIVFDNIPNKNFILN; from the coding sequence ATGAACGTACTTAATTTACTTTTTACCAAAGACGGATTGATCTGCCAGATTGTTAAAAACAAAAGCATTCTGGAGGAAAAGTCTTATTTCGTTACTGAAGAGACACCAGCCAATCTTATTGAGCAAAAGCTGGATGAAGTTCTTATCAAGCAGCGCTATGACGAGATTCAGGTGATTTCAGCATTTAATCATTTTACCCTGATGCCGGAAGGTTTTTCTGAGCATGAGGCAGGATTTGACCTGATTGCCTTCAACGCTCCTACTGATAGAGAGAAGGAAGAACTGATGCTTTCTATCAACAAAAAATTCAACATTCAATTTTATTATACTTTCCCGAAGAACTACTATAAGAAAATAAAAGAACTGGCCATACCTGCTCATTTTAATTTCTCCGGAGAAAAGTTCCTAAGCTCAATCAATAACAAAACCAATAAAGAAATTCACATTAATCTTTACCATAATCAATGTGAGTTTTTTGCAATTGATAATAAGAAAATCATTCTTTATAATAACCTTGATGTCAACTCAGAAGTAGATTTCCTTTACTTCATTATGTTTACATTGAGCAAGATAGGATTTGGAATCAACGAAACCAACTTTTATGCTTATGGAGAAACTACGGAAAATGAAACATTCATCTCCGAGCTTCAGAAATTTGTTAAAAATCTGAAAATTGTTTTTGACAATATTCCAAACAAAAATTTTATACTTAATTAG
- a CDS encoding Smr/MutS family protein: MKIGDKVSVVDEDLSGVITSVKGNIVVFKDEYGFTHQYAKEKLVPKDSDLYENIRVVRKAEPKKIISKKHQKNHLVLDLHFHNLVKNPSDYDSFERLFIQKEKLIEVIEFCRRNNLKRLEIVHGIGDGILQRMVRDVLESQVNIDFYNKEILHHQSGAVMVEFH, encoded by the coding sequence ATGAAGATCGGCGATAAGGTTTCGGTAGTTGATGAAGATTTAAGCGGAGTAATTACTTCCGTAAAGGGAAATATTGTCGTTTTTAAGGATGAATATGGTTTCACTCACCAGTATGCAAAAGAAAAACTGGTTCCGAAGGATTCAGATCTTTATGAAAATATCAGAGTGGTAAGGAAAGCAGAACCTAAAAAGATCATTTCTAAGAAACACCAGAAAAATCATTTGGTTTTAGACCTGCATTTTCATAATTTGGTGAAGAATCCAAGTGATTATGACAGCTTCGAAAGATTGTTTATTCAAAAGGAAAAACTGATTGAAGTGATTGAGTTTTGCAGAAGAAACAACCTGAAGAGACTGGAGATTGTTCACGGTATTGGTGATGGGATTTTACAGAGGATGGTTCGGGATGTATTGGAAAGCCAGGTTAATATTGATTTTTATAATAAGGAAATACTTCACCATCAATCGGGTGCGGTAATGGTAGAATTTCACTAA
- a CDS encoding metallophosphoesterase → MTKILLLSDTHSYMDNRILEYASQADEVWHCGDFGNLDVIEQLEKIKPLKGVYGNIDDAKIQAEFPEVNRFFCEKLEVLMIHIGGYPGRYTPLAKKEITEKAPKLFISGHSHILKAMYDEKNHLLHLNPGACGKQGWHKVRTMMRFVVDGEEIKDLEVIELGPRV, encoded by the coding sequence ATGACAAAGATCCTTCTCCTTTCCGACACTCACTCATATATGGATAACCGGATCCTGGAATATGCTTCTCAGGCCGACGAGGTATGGCATTGCGGAGATTTTGGAAATCTGGATGTCATTGAACAGCTGGAAAAGATAAAACCTCTGAAGGGTGTGTACGGGAATATTGATGATGCTAAAATTCAGGCTGAGTTTCCTGAAGTCAACCGTTTCTTCTGTGAAAAACTGGAAGTTTTGATGATTCACATCGGAGGTTACCCCGGAAGATATACTCCACTTGCTAAAAAAGAAATAACCGAAAAAGCTCCAAAATTATTTATTTCAGGGCATTCACATATTTTGAAAGCGATGTATGATGAGAAAAATCACCTGCTGCACCTTAATCCCGGCGCCTGTGGAAAACAGGGCTGGCATAAAGTAAGAACAATGATGCGCTTTGTGGTAGACGGTGAAGAAATCAAGGATCTGGAAGTTATTGAATTGGGACCGAGAGTCTGA